The stretch of DNA tacctgattttaccaaaaaaaaattaacaaaagttTCTGAGGGTTGAAACTGGATTGGAAATTTCtgaacacgaacaaattcatctccaaactgccaaaaagcctgggatgacaaccagggagaaacaaaacgagaatggaaacaacgattcttccaaacctcacttaaactgcaactgaaccattaaactgattaaactgctacacattttccatgaaaaggaacaaaacagaaaactttcAAATTCGACGTataatttggacataacgctgaagcATACCGCTCTTGACCGCGCCTCAGCGAGAGCGAGAGTGAACACTGCTACACATGTTTCCATAAAAATAGAACGAATGACGAGGAAACAATACAAATTCGAAGAAACATTTTTGACTAACACTATAAGCGACTCTAATCGACAGCGGCCTTAGCGAGAGTGATCTTTCaaattcattcgcttaacttagcataaacaaaacataaactggaatatttatttcaaacgcagaatatcctaaaagcgatttcgatcaaagaaaaatatcaaagaatttgtgtccgtgatataaacaaactttaaaatgggattgcaaaatatatatataaaggaaaatgcaaatgctacaattctaataacaattatagtacatatcattaaaagaaaaaagaaaattgtaAATTGAAAAAATTGACTATTTTTTAAACTGCGTTAATATAAAAATACTGCATCACATACCAAATTTAGTCATACGTGATTCAAcagaattatattaattttttaccaATGAATACTTTGAAAACTTTGAATTTACTGTTTTATAGAGCCCGTCGAATTTTTTAAGACTTTTACGTAAATGTGAGCGCTccatttaaaaaacattagttTAATTCATTTCAACTTTATGATTTATTGTAATAGTTGCTAGTGTAAAATATACTGATAAGAATTCTTTTAGGTTGGTGGAGATGTCATAGTGGCTTTCTACGATGCAGACGATGGTACCTTCCATGCTGTAGATTACTACATTTCCCACACTGCTCAATGTGATGGTAAGCAAGGAGTATGTCCCGATGAACGTATTGGAGGAAGAAACGATGCTACGCTTATATCAGGATCCAGAGAAAACGGAATTACTACGGTTAAGTTCAGAAGACCTTTGAAGACGAACGAGGCAATTAATGATCAACCAATCCCAGTTAGTAAAAAGTTTAACTTTACTTTAAATTGGCTTTAagttattttgatttatatatatttacttttatttatgaaTTGTTGATGATCATAACAAGGAAGTGTCCTTGGACCATTTCTTTATGTACTCTATACTCTCAATACAGGGTACAGAAggataataaaaaataacaaaaagaagaCAGTTCGAACTTAACGGTACATAAAGAGCACTGTAAAACTACCTCTAGTCCAATCTTCAGAGAGTTGACCGATGACAAACAGTAAGGAGGACTTGGATACAACTGCAAACAGACCAAAGTAAAAAGGAATATGACGACTGCCGAaaacaaacaagaaaaataatacgcacaaagaaaagaaaccatgaacaacaaaaatatgaagctataccaccagaacttctgaaatatggGGTAGACGCACTACATCGCCAAATCTACGAGCTAATAACGCACATATGGTTAGAAGAAAGGATACCAGCACGATGGAAagaaaacataatacaaaattacagggacaaaacaaaatgcgcgaattatagaggaatttcactcctaaacacggcatataaaaccctctcaaatatcattcttagtagactaatcacttatgctgaaaatgtcctaggcgaatatcaagccggttttagggcaaacagatcaacaatagatcaactattcacgctgagtcaacttctagaaaagggatgggagtataacagaccTATACACAATATTTTCATAGACTTTAGACAGACATAATaatatgatagcgtagaaagaagctaagtatggaatgccatggcggagttctcaataccaaagaaactcattcggatgaccaaagtcctaatggagggtggaatatccaaagtacgtgtaaataatcaactgtctggcagctttgaaatcaacggtggactcaaacagggtgatgcgttatcttCACTACTTTTTAAtcttgtattagagaaagccatgaggtcggccgaaataaaaacagaactgctatcggttcaaggtcccaagctattactcgcatatgcagatgacatagatctcgttggacactccatcctatccacgaaagacatcttcaacaaggtggaaggagcaacaagtgaggtagggctgaagattaatgaagagaagacgaaatatatgtgtataaatgaAACGACACGAAGAGATAGAATAGGAAAAAATGTGacggtcaacaccttcaatttcgaaagagtacaacgttttaagtatctgggggccgtaatcacagccgacaacgatgttactgaagaaataaaagacagaatccaatctgcaaaccgctgtctattcgcactggataagctcataaaatcaaaaaatcttacaatccTACAATCTGTGGAATcgggttctagcgtcgtttgttcttcctctgcatagagcttttttaggtaggtTTTTTAGGCTTTACCTTTGGtttttgacctcttatgaagcgccatatttccttttgtagACCCTAAAAAAGTGTTAAAAAGTAACTGAGAAAATTGCTCCATTTGTACGGCTTGGAAATCCAAAAATACAGATCACTGCATCAGAAGACTCTTTTCTAACTATGTTATTAATGTTCTTGATTTACAGGAACTTGGTAAATCGAGTAAAATCAATATATTCACGACAACTTAATAAAAAAGATACCTATCGGCACCAGTGTGGCTACATCTCAATAATGTATTTCGAAGTGAGATCGTACTTGAGTCATTGAGTGTGAAACTAAAGATCCCGATGGAGACTTGTTTAAAAATGATAATGCGTTTATTAGGTTAAAGGATTGCTGGGTTTTTTAAATCGACTcacaaaaataattttgcaaCTAATATATTATCTACGTAACTAAAACATTGTGAGAtttagtattacaacaatgtaatTATTGTTCAATAAAAGTTTTCTATTAACTGATTATTATATGCATTAATactattattatttacaataagataaaataatttaTCTGAACTTGTttcaaattgttttattttaaactttaacaCGTTTACAGCTTGAAGGTGAAGTATCTGTCATCGCGGCTTTTGGACCTCTAAACTCGTTAAAAGAAGCTAACGCTCATACAGTCACTGACAAAACAACAGAAGATTTTAGAATAGATTTCAGTAATTTCGACGATCATGACTGTACGGTCAATTTAGAAGATTTGGGCGTTGCAAGTGGGCCTTCTGCCTGGCCTCCTGCAAGATTAATAGGTTAGTTGTTTGGGTTTATTTATGTATCTAATTAAACATTGCTTTGACATTTAACGAAAACTTTTTTTTGAAGCGGTAGGAATGTTCACTTGTGGATATTTTTCGCTTCATAATTCATGGTGGATCCGTGGATCCCATATCCAATATTCACAAAAATTTTgagttttaaataaacaataaaataattttccctTTTTCTTTGAAAGGAATCTAAATTATATAATTGATAAGATTTCAGTGGGTATTAGTAGGTAATATTCATGTCTATTAATTAAGAAATGTTCTTCTATAAACCTGTAATTTGTTGTTTCagtttttagttttaagttttaaaacctaataataataataatccccTTTTAAATGTtgtataattttgaatttatttactaatttgtttagtttttatgtgttttttttttataatttaggtCAAACAAAATTTAACGCAAGGTTGGGTCCAACTGGTGGTAAAAGAGGCTATACACCTATAACGAAGCAGCCATCTTGGGGTATTGCGTGGTACATCAATGACCTTCTTATTCCGGAACTAACTTTGGAAAGAGGTCAAACTTATTTGTTTGTTGTGGAAGGCGGAGATGATAGTAGTAATCCTGCAAGGTGAGTAAACAAACTGTGTAATGAGATGAATTGGTTCGTCGATCATTTAAGCTTGAATGAACAatctatatttatatatttttgtttgctGATGACCATGTTAAATTAGTGGAGATCGGGAAGTGATCTGGAACATGTTTAAAAGTTGACAAAAGTATTTGATTGATGGTGATCAGAAATCAACATCAAGAGTATATGTTTACTCCGGATAAAGTTTTTCTATACGGGGTTTTATAAAGAGACCGCATATAAGGCTTATCTCTGAAAAAATAGACAGTGAAATCTGAAAATTTGACCTTCCGCATAACTGTACATGTATATATACGCTTAAAGTATTTTCGAGTGCTATATCACTTTGGCTTAGGTAGCTCACAAGGGGCATGTTTCCATCTTAGTCATTCGAAATCGACATGAAACTGTAAGTCCCGTATATCTGGGTACACTGAGAAAGTACCTATGACAGTAGTCAAAATTGAGTATGACACATAAGCAAGACCACTTTCCGCTGTTCCGGAATCAAACGCATGTTAAATGAGCATTCAATGAGAGAGAAATGGGAAAAAAGACAATAGGATGTATAATAAAAAGATGACTAAAAGCAGTAAAGAAAAACTTTGGCGTGAAAATTAAAAAGACTGACAATAAAATGGAAGAAATGAGAGAAAATAATCAATACTTTGGAAACCAGATACCTACAAATCATGTAGAGCGTATATAAATCAGCTGGAGTTATGTCGAAGAACAAATGTTCAGATTGCAAATCCCTGTATACCTATATACTAATAACATATTATTTATATcataattttttacatttttaggtACCATCCATTCTACATAACTGATTCCAAAGAAGGAGGATTCGGCCAAAAGTCGGTTGAAGAACAAAAGAAGCAAAAAGTGTATGCGGGAGTTGAATACGACAACGATGGATACGCTTATCCATCTGTAGCTGGAAGATACTGCGAATGGACACATAAAGGTATAGACAAATCGGCAGAGTCTGAAACATTTGAAGAATTTACAAAAACGTTACGGCTAGAATGCGATATAGGCGAGCCAGCGTATTTGAACTGGACAGTTCCGATGGACGCGCCTGATTTATTGTATTATCAAGTAAGTTGGGTTTTTAATATGAtaagaatcatcatcatcatcaatcagccctaagttgtccattgttgaacataggcctgcTCTAGACTTTttcatctgcttctgttctgcgcctctgctatccaattggtcatgattcttttgaggtcgtcggtccatcgagttgggggtcttcctcggcttcgcttgtcagaccgtggtctccactcaagcaatttttttgtccaactgtcgtctttcattcttgcaacatgtcctgcccatctccatttttgccttgtaatatgttcgataaatATGATAAGAATATAAGTAAAAtaagattgttctgaagctattttcttgtggcattttaaataaattaatatttaaatgggaataagccacaattaaaggttaaattaatttatttaataaatgtattttaacctttaattgtggcttattcccatttaaatattaattaaaataagatcTTAATGTCAGTTGACAGTGCTTTACGTATTAAGATTAAAAAGTGATACATTATTACTCTAAAGTAACTTTAGTCAAGTACTACTAGGGAGCAATAATCTTAGTTTTTCCTCGTGTTACATACAATGGTTTTTCTTCAAGaacttaataaaaataaactgttatataaatatatctaaCCTATTATGCTTAATTTAAATACGAAATGTGCAGTTTAAACAGTCGTTAATAATGATTTCTGAAGATGTATAAACATTAGGACCatatttttatatggtaaatTCTTGCTAATGTGACTGCCATACTAATCTATCTCTTAATTTGTGGCACCAGTAAAATCttttttgttgttgattttttaatattgtcATCTATAGATGATATTGGCAACTAGAGAATTCTTTCACCTCCCTAGTCACTTTTCTTGCATGATATTACCTACACCATCTACCAGTAAAATAGCCAATGATGTAGGTATGGGTTTACGGACCAAGTAATCTCCTGTGTGTAAATCTCTGGAACTGGCATTTTAGAAACAGTTTTAAAAGGCTTTAACAGCTTTTTGAGGTGATGAAAATCGTTGTCCTAGCATCTTTTGTTTTTGACAGTTGGGACAAGAAACGTCATTAGGTAGATAATGAAACCAATACAGGCAATCATACAATGAATTAACGATTTTTTTCCTTCAAATATACAGTGTTTTGCGTTGCTAAAGAATAATGCAATGTGTTTTGTTGTTCTTCCTTATTTCATCGATGACTATTATTGGCAAACAAATTGTTATATACGAGTACTATTCAGTACTATCAATTCATTCGTTTGCTTCTTCGGTGTGTGATAATTAGTCCTACACAGTTCCTAATATTGTGTAACTAAGACAACTTTTTCTCCCAATCACGTTTTTCCACTATTGTAATattaattatttgtaaataattgAGGAAAAAGAAGCACAGCGAGAGTAGAAAACAAGCATTACTACATTCATATTAAAAAACGACGACAGAACAAATCCAGAACAACAAAGTATTAgtttgctatcaacaagtcctcgtagatactttgtctcaggaccaccAACCTTATGTAGAGTCAtgcgttgccatgttatcaattccacTGGTAACTGACTAATGTAATCTAAATTTAAACTAATAACATTTAATAGGTTTTTACCCAATGtagctcaaaacatgtacacctgaaacactgatgatggaatgcagattccgaaaacgttttgtgatatagcccgattgggtattttaattatatactttttataaaggattttaaataaaaatattttttaacaaagtATTACTGctgaaaataatatcaaaaatctTTATGAAAATAATATCCGAAGAACTAAGGAAAATAATTCCTCTAGGCGAAGAACAAGAAGGATGTCAGACAAGCATATCGATAACAGATGATATCTTCATAATTCGCCAGATAGTGGAGAAAGCTATAGAATACATCAGTCCGTATTTATGTTCTTCGAGGACATAACCAAAGCATTTGATAAGATACGACTAAGCGATGTAATAAATATACTTATAAAGAAAAGTGTATCTcctaaaataaaaagaattataAGTAAAGTAAATAAGGTAAATTAActaaagaaatacaaataaatacagaAATTAGACAAAAAGAGAACTTAACTTCATTCTAGGGtgatataatttcgaacttttgacatttttggtgatgcagatattgtaaaaatcaacaaaacaaacCGTCTGAGATGAGTAGATGTGGGGCGGATGGACGAAAGTaactcttaaaataaatattctaaatAGGTCGCTCTGAAGAAGGTGGAGAAGATAGACAATCAAAAGGAAAGGACGGAAGAATGTtctgaagcaggccaaggctcacgaagatCTGTAGAGctaactgatgatgatgattccaAGCAGGGATTTAAGAAATCTTGAATTGTAAAAGagaaatcaacacgaaacttaaGACAATCAATAAACAGATAGTTAATTGACAGTCACAGATACTTAAGCGGCTATGAGGAGCCCTAAGACATTTTTTATTGTGTGGGAAGAACTCGGCAGACTCGGTCAACATAACGGTACCACACTGGTATGGATACCAGGACTTACCGGGAAATACACGGCAATAAAAGAGCTTATGAACTTGCTAATCAAATAATTCGATCTAGATCCTATCTTTTGAGTGCCAATAAGCACTGTCCATGGCCGCAAAAGAGCCTGTATTAGAAATAAACATAACTCCCACTGGGAAATGTACCCAGTTAAGCACAGGAATCAGCCCAAAGGGGCAGGCTATGTGaagtacaatataaaaaaattctaCCATATTTTGCATGACAAAGATAACTAGACTGTGGCTAAAAAATAATGTTTGGAGGATACCAACTAACTCCAAAAGTATATGGTACCCATACCTATATTAAACCTATATAAGCCCATAGAGGGTTTAATCATTTTTAAAAGGGTGTAATAAATGTAGTTGTGAAGTGTTTATCGTCATAATCCCCCTTTCTCGAGGTTTATTATGATATTTAAAAGACCTAACTATTTTGGTATCTTTATTTGTCTAGTTCTAAATTTTCGCTTCTTTGCCTTCATATATAAAGTcctagaaaaataaaattatcttcttGTTAAAATATTTTGCCATCTCCTTCTAGTTTGCatcttattaaatttttaaagattaccatacttttgttttgttgattaATGTTTCATATTCAATTTTCTTGCTGTTAAATTAAATTAGCATATGTTTTTTAGGTTAGTACCTATATGTAGGTTAAGTGTCTATATCGGTTGAGAGATGCATGCATAAGAAAGACTCATAAAGCATTATTGGTTAACCTCGTAGTAGATGAAATAATTGTCCACAACATTTGGAACACaggtagaagaaataaaatagcagaaaaaattatttctattttatatcaaGACAATACAGAGCAATAGGATTAGCAAAGGCCAGAAAAGCGACTGCGCcggatgaaataccgagtgaaataataaagctcttcgaATGTTTAGATAAAAGATCTCTCCTTCATCTTTCAAGAATataccaaaaaataaaagaacaacttTTCCCAAGGATtagttatgtttaaaataaagtaGTTTGGTTCAATTTGTACGCAGCACCAGTTCATTGTGTACCACCCGTGGGACACAATGAACCAAAGACACTTAAAAGAAGAAAACCATATTAACTCAAAAACATAAATCTTTATTGATAATCAAATTATGTGTAATAGATTACAAATATGTGTTTCTGATACTCGTACAATTTCGTGTTTCTAGGGTAAAAGGGGACTGATCTAGACAATTTTAAATTTTGGATGGTTCATTATTGAACACATAACCCTATCTATTCTAGGCACTCTCCAATACTAGATTTAAATTtgattgtaaatttaaaaattataaagccaTAAAGAAGTGATCCACTAGTTTTTGGGTTTGGATTATTCCAGTTATGCTATGCTTGCCTtactaatcttttttttttattttttagtgttACACGCACAATAACTTAGGATGGAAAATACATATCGTAGAACCAGGTTACATATCTCAACATAATAGCAAATTAAGCAATTTGATTAGGACTCCGGTTGcttccattgttttttctttattagtaaCAATCACGATAAGCAACAAGGTAACGTTCTGGAACCTGTAACGAAAATTTTCAGTATTAATTATTCTCGActgaacatttttaaatatttatataccaATTTCTACGAAGATTGTacggattatttttataaaatggaCAATATAGGAAAagtgtttacaaaaataatataaaaggaAATATTGGACTGTTATACGAATATAATCCGTACAACCGAGTCCTACTTCATATCAATTAgatgttttaatatatatataagtcAAAAATTGTCATTACAAAAAAAAGAGCAAGATAAAGTTTTAATCATATGTTAAGAGTTTATTTATACTGGGTCGATATTTGTGAAATAGTGTTAGTTTTAAACAACGCTTAAAGTATATTGTTGCTGTTGAATGTTTAAGagttttcttattttaatatattaaagttaaatttactACCTACATAGAAATTTAAAAGGCAATTTAACTAGACTGAAAGTTTGATAATAAATACTGGTTAACCAAAATTACATTCCCCTGATGCAAAATCAGTATTAGAGGCCGtgataaaacttataaataatttgtttaagttgaaagttaaaaaaaaactaaactacATTTATAAGTTACTTCTTTGTGCTATTTTTCCAGGAAAAATGAATATTGAAAATGAATACGTTGAAGGCTTTTTATGTATTTACCTAAGATCTATGATATATCTTCAAAGAAGCAAACAATCAAAATTCGGTTTCATATACATAAAATGTTGAAAATGATAATAGGCTTGAATGAGCTCTGAAGTTCTTTTTCGGTAGTTCAAAGATTTTCTGGATTGTTATGAAATGGATTCCTAATCCTGTCTTAATTTACTATTAATTTCAAGTCAGCACGAAAATACTTTAAAAACGCTTTGCCAGCATGGCTATATTTTTTTCGATTGCATCAGAAACAACTTTTGTTTTCCAACAGCATTGTAAGTTGTAGCAAATTCATCTACATCTGCAAGTATTTCCATGTCTTTCGCATTACATTTCTGCTTGAAAAATTCTGATTTTCTACAAAGAGTATATCACACCTGGTTTTGCATGTTCTTTTGATtgtacttttttaatttattgaatcaCTTAATAATTACAATTGAGTAGCTTATGAGCAAAACGTATTAAATCCAAAATATATGATTTATTTTATATAGAACGTTAttaataactagacttcggcaaatatgcaaataaaaatgtagaaaatatgcgcataaatatgcacgagtttacccgaaaatatgcaaatattttacaaaatatgcatacaaataaataaaaaaatcgtaaaatagtaacaattttatttaaaaaaaaaagcgtacataactaaatatttcctactattcattaagatttacatttattttaagtaactacatcatttttaagtatgaataaacttatttagaattatggtaacaataaatgaccaagtggtgttcaaaattttctaacaaaaacttgtgacttctgtctgagtacatatatttatatatggaaaaacttcgttcaacatcaactgatgtaacgggagcatttttcaaactaaccaaaacatttggttctaaattaattgtttccgaaatatttccagctagaacactgactacttcagaaagaatatggtaacctttatttttttcgatagtagcttcaaatttttttaaaatatcttttccaatattacctctaacgttccgacaacatgacgcaaattcttttattaatgctgtactttcgaacaatgacagttttggtgattctaactgagtaattgttttttgaataaaactaaaatttgattttataaatgaaagttcttgttgaagcaagttactctgaaaagtttgtttagaatccaaaagagattgggaactttcatctgttaacgtatcaattatgttctttattttaacaaaatgatctgcataaaaattagctgcttctaaccatgttccccatcgcgttaaaataggttgtggtggaagaggaatgttaggtagcatttctttaaagttgaattcttataggagatttaagaaatacttttttgacactggatatcatggtatttacaagaggaaacttttttcctctgtatttcctctgcaactctgtttaatccatgcactacacaagtaacatgtattaaatctgggaaaaatatttttaaattttgtcctgcttgtgaccatataaggagcagcatccgataaaataagcagtaatttattagaaggaatagttgtcggaagaaaaaaagttgctaatgtttcttgtataaaacgcgaaattgttaaagcatttgttttctcaagttgctggcatgaaataagatgagattttggtaaggtatcttctttaagaacaccaatcaataaatgagcaatatactttcctgaggaatcagtggtttcgtctacagatatgtaaaaataat from Diabrotica undecimpunctata isolate CICGRU chromosome 4, icDiaUnde3, whole genome shotgun sequence encodes:
- the LOC140438575 gene encoding protein Skeletor, isoforms B/C, yielding MVETPKDYQTRHNKRKKFYRNILFSGLCAKPIEPYYGRKIGRLVEFAHGIKGTAYAVDESTIFIKGFYYDGTGPDAFFWIGNSPRPSPEGIIIPYPEDYNGRDPPVLRAYNNTDIILRLPMGKRIRDIRWLSVWCRRFTVDFGEVFIPPNLEVPKPRVLPEFKRLAHGLRSDNISILDAKTFYIPNLHYDGAGPDAYFWVGNGSQPTSFGIKVPNEMGSLDPLRGYQGEDIEIQLPGLLTVYDIDWLAIWCVQYRHNFGHVNIPKDLDVPPALGQTKVSTSTTPRTSPPANCREFLDKRLQVRWKIEDEFVDISLSAKIPENQYIAFGLSGASGKPQMVGGDVIVAFYDADDGTFHAVDYYISHTAQCDGKQGVCPDERIGGRNDATLISGSRENGITTVKFRRPLKTNEAINDQPIPLEGEVSVIAAFGPLNSLKEANAHTVTDKTTEDFRIDFSNFDDHDCTVNLEDLGVASGPSAWPPARLIGQTKFNARLGPTGGKRGYTPITKQPSWGIAWYINDLLIPELTLERGQTYLFVVEGGDDSSNPARYHPFYITDSKEGGFGQKSVEEQKKQKVYAGVEYDNDGYAYPSVAGRYCEWTHKGIDKSAESETFEEFTKTLRLECDIGEPAYLNWTVPMDAPDLLYYQCYTHNNLGWKIHIVEPGYISQHNSKLSNLIRTPVASIVFSLLVTITISNKVTFWNL